A region from the Stygiolobus caldivivus genome encodes:
- a CDS encoding UDP-N-acetylglucosamine--N-acetylmuramyl-(pentapeptide) pyrophosphoryl-undecaprenol N-acetylglucosamine transferase: MQYSDVLVIASGGGHTGFARAIAQYFPSKLDFVIPEGDKNSEEVLREFSNRIYYVKKGKEPNQSNINLAFNIPEIVFQSIKVKKYKVVIATGSNHSLIPSFVLRLKGSRLFLIESQDRIVTRGKTVNILSHFSENVFLHWEEQKKLYPKKGLVVGPVVEKPKYVPKDEGFVLVTAGTMGFKRLFDVVTRLDLGKNIVLQTGKVDPEPYIKRGIRAFSFDRDLERFISGASLVITHQGKTAMEATVMYKKPTIIVYNNDWKYAATKEDSVQYAKILGATFLNDPSEWGSSEEIERAIKSVSQPKSYNIGTPNLVKRVLEEIK, translated from the coding sequence ATGCAATATAGTGACGTACTTGTTATCGCTAGCGGAGGTGGGCACACCGGTTTTGCAAGGGCCATAGCCCAATACTTTCCTTCAAAACTGGATTTTGTAATCCCGGAAGGCGATAAAAACAGCGAAGAAGTACTGAGGGAATTTTCAAACAGAATTTACTACGTAAAAAAGGGAAAAGAGCCGAACCAGTCAAATATAAACTTGGCATTTAACATACCTGAAATCGTCTTTCAGAGCATAAAAGTAAAAAAGTATAAGGTCGTGATAGCGACTGGCTCTAACCATTCACTGATCCCCTCATTTGTACTTAGACTAAAAGGGAGTAGGCTGTTTTTAATCGAAAGCCAAGATAGAATAGTGACTAGGGGGAAAACAGTAAACATCTTATCACACTTTTCTGAAAACGTCTTCCTGCATTGGGAAGAACAGAAGAAGCTTTACCCTAAAAAAGGGCTGGTTGTAGGGCCTGTGGTGGAGAAGCCCAAATATGTACCAAAAGACGAGGGGTTCGTCTTAGTTACTGCCGGGACAATGGGGTTTAAGAGGCTATTCGACGTAGTAACACGCTTAGACCTAGGAAAAAATATCGTGTTACAGACCGGTAAGGTAGACCCTGAGCCTTATATCAAGAGGGGGATTAGGGCTTTTTCCTTCGATCGAGACTTGGAAAGGTTCATCAGTGGTGCTTCGCTGGTAATTACACACCAAGGCAAGACAGCTATGGAAGCCACTGTGATGTATAAAAAACCGACTATTATTGTTTATAATAACGACTGGAAGTATGCTGCAACCAAAGAAGATTCGGTCCAATACGCGAAAATACTTGGTGCTACCTTCCTCAATGACCCGTCTGAGTGGGGTTCGTCAGAAGAGATCGAAAGAGCGATTAAAAGTGTGAGCCAACCCAAAAGCTATAACATAGGTACACCTAATTTAGTAAAGAGGGTATTGGAGGAAATTAAGTGA
- a CDS encoding endonuclease III domain-containing protein, whose protein sequence is MRRALAEEVKRSLRTDFIRIFKENERVLREAGWIVTDEKSPRWWDGVESIDELLISSILVQMTKWETVKRILQKMREKGVNSLERLAELSEEEIGELIRQANFYKTKAKRLKSLASLASSIGVEKLVKDEGMLKEIEGIGDETAEAILLFAGNVPVFPRSNYAKKVLSRVLGIELSKEEAKELIEELFGKDLFNLKLVHAGIVTVGKLYCFSKPKCNSCVFKELCKYYTVSRNETV, encoded by the coding sequence ATGAGACGAGCGCTAGCAGAAGAGGTGAAGAGGTCACTGCGTACTGATTTTATACGTATTTTTAAGGAAAACGAGAGGGTCCTCAGAGAAGCAGGTTGGATTGTTACCGACGAAAAGTCCCCTAGGTGGTGGGACGGAGTTGAGAGTATAGACGAGCTCCTTATCTCATCAATACTAGTGCAAATGACAAAGTGGGAGACGGTAAAGAGGATCCTCCAAAAAATGAGGGAAAAGGGGGTTAACAGCCTCGAGAGGCTAGCCGAATTAAGCGAAGAAGAGATCGGAGAATTGATAAGACAAGCTAATTTCTACAAAACGAAGGCAAAAAGGCTGAAAAGTTTAGCGAGTTTAGCTTCCAGCATTGGCGTTGAAAAACTCGTTAAGGACGAGGGGATGTTAAAGGAAATCGAAGGTATAGGAGATGAGACGGCAGAAGCGATACTATTGTTCGCTGGAAACGTACCGGTCTTTCCCCGCTCTAATTACGCAAAAAAGGTATTAAGTAGAGTTCTGGGAATAGAGCTAAGTAAGGAAGAAGCTAAAGAACTTATTGAGGAATTATTTGGAAAAGACTTGTTCAACCTGAAACTAGTCCACGCCGGTATTGTTACGGTGGGGAAACTTTATTGCTTTTCTAAGCCAAAATGTAATAGTTGCGTATTTAAAGAATTGTGCAAATATTATACTGTGAGCCGGAATGAAACTGTATGA
- a CDS encoding succinate--CoA ligase subunit beta, with the protein MKLYEYEGKELFKLVGIPVPRGTVTEEPIKWDGKAVVKSQLLEGGRGKRGLVKVTDDVYSTIEELKKAGVKKFLVEEYIPHNRELYISALIDRETAEPIIVASPEGGIDVERATNVKVFHVPLERGLRDFDVIQIEKYLDVKGLKGVVQGLYRIVTEYEAELAEINPLAVKDDGVIALDSKVILEDNALFRHQDLLQKLGRSYEKPESFVELDGDIGIIGNGAGLTMATMDMVKLMGGEPADFLDIGGGAGSDKVEESIIKLARNPKVKKIVMNIYCGITRCDEVAQGIIKALEKVRIPIYVRLVGTNEEEGRKILSQKGISTYEDPLTCIGEALRS; encoded by the coding sequence ATGAAACTGTATGAATATGAGGGAAAAGAGCTTTTCAAACTCGTCGGGATACCCGTCCCCCGTGGCACGGTGACAGAAGAGCCTATTAAATGGGACGGAAAAGCCGTTGTTAAATCGCAACTCCTTGAAGGGGGAAGAGGAAAGAGAGGGCTTGTCAAGGTCACTGATGACGTTTACAGCACGATAGAAGAACTCAAAAAAGCCGGCGTGAAAAAATTTCTCGTTGAAGAGTATATACCTCACAATAGAGAACTTTATATCTCAGCACTTATAGACCGTGAGACAGCTGAGCCAATTATAGTCGCGTCCCCTGAGGGAGGGATAGACGTTGAAAGGGCCACAAACGTTAAAGTTTTTCATGTCCCACTGGAGAGGGGCCTAAGGGACTTTGACGTAATACAGATAGAGAAATATTTAGACGTTAAGGGGTTGAAGGGAGTAGTTCAAGGACTTTACAGAATAGTTACAGAATACGAAGCAGAACTAGCTGAGATTAACCCGTTGGCTGTTAAAGATGACGGTGTAATAGCACTTGATTCAAAAGTCATCCTGGAAGATAACGCATTGTTCAGGCACCAAGACCTTTTACAAAAACTCGGGAGGAGTTATGAAAAACCCGAATCTTTCGTTGAACTAGACGGCGATATAGGGATTATAGGTAACGGTGCAGGGTTGACTATGGCGACAATGGACATGGTAAAGCTCATGGGTGGTGAACCTGCAGATTTCCTCGATATAGGAGGCGGGGCTGGAAGCGACAAAGTAGAAGAGTCTATAATTAAGCTAGCTAGAAACCCCAAGGTAAAAAAGATAGTAATGAACATCTACTGCGGTATAACCAGATGCGACGAAGTGGCTCAAGGGATTATAAAAGCCCTAGAGAAAGTCAGGATACCTATATATGTAAGGTTAGTAGGTACTAATGAAGAAGAGGGAAGAAAGATATTATCGCAAAAGGGAATCTCCACTTATGAAGACCCCTTAACTTGCATAGGTGAGGCCCTACGCTCGTGA
- the sucD gene encoding succinate--CoA ligase subunit alpha, with amino-acid sequence MTGREGSFHTKHMLDYGTKVVAGVTPGKGGSEVHGVPVYDTVADALKEHDIDATIIFVPARFASDAIFEAIDNGIPLIVAITEHIPVLDMLKVKRYAKLKGSRIIGPNCPGVIVPEEINLGIYPPRAFRKGKVGIVSRSGTLTYEIAEVIKKEYGQSTVIGIGGDPIIGTSLDEVVEMFEKDPETEEVVIVGEIGGTMEEKVAKMKMEGRISKKIVAYIAGMTAPKEKRMGHAGAVVYMGMGTFESKMKAFKEAGIPVATTPYDVLKLL; translated from the coding sequence ATCACCGGAAGGGAAGGGAGCTTCCACACTAAGCATATGCTGGATTACGGGACCAAGGTGGTAGCGGGCGTAACACCGGGGAAAGGAGGGTCAGAAGTACACGGTGTACCAGTTTATGACACCGTAGCAGACGCGTTAAAAGAACATGATATAGATGCAACTATAATTTTTGTCCCGGCTAGATTTGCTTCGGATGCTATATTTGAAGCAATAGATAACGGTATACCGCTTATAGTAGCAATTACCGAACACATACCGGTTCTAGATATGTTGAAAGTGAAAAGGTACGCTAAACTAAAAGGGAGTAGGATAATAGGGCCTAACTGCCCGGGTGTCATAGTCCCCGAAGAAATTAACTTAGGGATATACCCACCAAGGGCTTTCAGGAAAGGAAAAGTAGGTATTGTGTCTAGGTCAGGTACTCTAACTTATGAAATCGCTGAAGTGATAAAGAAAGAGTACGGACAGTCAACGGTAATAGGTATAGGTGGAGACCCCATAATCGGTACCTCATTAGATGAAGTTGTTGAGATGTTCGAAAAGGACCCTGAGACCGAAGAGGTAGTAATTGTAGGGGAGATAGGCGGTACTATGGAAGAGAAAGTGGCAAAGATGAAAATGGAAGGTAGAATATCGAAGAAGATAGTCGCGTATATAGCGGGAATGACTGCACCGAAAGAAAAGAGAATGGGTCATGCAGGGGCTGTAGTTTATATGGGTATGGGGACTTTCGAAAGTAAGATGAAAGCGTTCAAAGAAGCTGGAATCCCAGTAGCTACGACGCCCTACGATGTCTTAAAACTGCTATAA
- a CDS encoding STT3 domain-containing protein → MQSTKAIPKQKFDKFKLLDTLVVTGLVIVSITIRILSATAFPQSVNEFDPWYLFYNALLIAQQGGNWYAVPPDVHAWFPWGFFIELGDTIGLPWLVALFSMPFYSHFGANAVYTVAIVSDIVLDALGVVAAFLAVDAITENRVGAYVAAAVIAVSPSLTYKNLLGGLPKTSWGATFVLFAIYFMTLAIKRKKPVYGIPAGVMIFLANVTWGGYTYIDLSLAIAAFLLVLLNKNDEITAKSLTLLAITSAFLTSLAPNNIGFMSGAAHGLSLLIIPLFLYLELYLRKVLPKEIVDSKNVIIGAFIVFIISLGILGLASIGKSPIPSRYYAIVDPFFQFSVPIDRTVAEYIPQPVSAMIQDFGISLFLSILGIYFILIKRQQLPGLWLLVLGVASIYGTSEQPYLFNYTAYVAAALAGVAVSEIVSKFMEKKIRLVPILLLAIVGVSLLADAGIAIEVSYEPPSLLNSATPYLVVNYAWTSALDWINHNTPHNAFIMSWWDYGYWIETVGNRSVIDENNTLNGTQIKLMAEMFLNNETFAANVLEKDFHLYPYGSPNYTIPVYIVAYDAATLYINSTGLTTWFIGYPSNFPGTFIGYTTSLGDIAKAMGAMTTIAGYPINEYINISAINSTVFDLETSGLPEAQQLAQIIANSEPMAWTPKAYHSLVVNMFIQGLQSLNEGPVAAPFSIPLSSAVSGVLTPSYLPRVNMLYFKPVYISLYPLGTVPAPGGEAEVFIVVLIYQFVEPYVVIPPTVVVNGTSS, encoded by the coding sequence ATGCAGTCTACAAAAGCTATTCCTAAACAGAAGTTTGACAAGTTTAAACTCCTTGATACGCTTGTAGTGACCGGGTTAGTAATCGTTTCAATAACCATAAGAATATTAAGTGCTACTGCATTCCCCCAATCAGTAAATGAGTTCGACCCTTGGTATTTGTTCTATAACGCACTTTTAATAGCTCAACAAGGAGGTAATTGGTACGCCGTACCTCCTGATGTCCATGCTTGGTTCCCTTGGGGATTTTTCATAGAATTAGGAGACACAATCGGACTGCCTTGGCTGGTAGCGCTCTTCTCAATGCCCTTCTATTCTCACTTCGGTGCTAACGCAGTATATACTGTAGCTATAGTATCAGATATAGTATTAGATGCCCTAGGAGTTGTGGCTGCTTTCCTGGCTGTAGACGCAATAACAGAAAACAGAGTGGGCGCGTATGTAGCTGCTGCAGTTATAGCCGTATCGCCCTCTCTAACCTATAAGAACTTACTCGGAGGACTGCCAAAAACTTCTTGGGGAGCTACATTTGTACTGTTCGCAATATACTTCATGACATTAGCGATAAAGAGAAAGAAACCAGTTTACGGCATCCCTGCCGGTGTAATGATATTCTTAGCAAACGTGACTTGGGGAGGTTATACGTATATAGACCTTAGCTTGGCAATTGCAGCATTTTTACTTGTACTACTGAATAAAAACGATGAAATAACGGCTAAGTCATTGACCCTGCTAGCTATAACTTCAGCTTTCCTGACCTCTCTTGCACCAAATAACATAGGTTTCATGTCAGGTGCTGCTCACGGGCTATCACTACTTATAATCCCGCTCTTCCTATACTTGGAGTTATACCTAAGAAAAGTATTACCTAAGGAAATAGTTGACTCTAAGAACGTAATAATAGGGGCTTTCATAGTGTTCATAATATCTCTAGGGATACTAGGGCTCGCTTCGATAGGTAAGAGCCCTATTCCCTCGAGGTATTATGCTATAGTTGACCCGTTCTTCCAGTTCTCAGTCCCCATTGATAGGACTGTAGCAGAATATATCCCCCAGCCAGTATCCGCGATGATTCAAGACTTCGGGATCTCTCTGTTCCTTTCAATCTTAGGGATATACTTTATACTGATCAAGAGGCAACAACTGCCTGGACTTTGGTTATTAGTACTAGGAGTAGCTAGTATATACGGTACTTCAGAACAGCCCTATTTGTTTAACTACACCGCATATGTAGCTGCTGCGTTAGCTGGAGTCGCAGTTTCAGAGATAGTAAGCAAATTTATGGAAAAGAAAATCAGATTAGTCCCTATCCTACTGCTAGCCATTGTAGGGGTATCATTACTCGCAGATGCCGGGATTGCTATTGAAGTTAGTTATGAACCACCCTCATTACTTAACTCTGCAACACCTTACCTTGTAGTAAACTATGCATGGACATCAGCACTGGACTGGATAAACCATAATACGCCCCACAATGCCTTTATAATGAGCTGGTGGGACTACGGGTATTGGATAGAGACAGTAGGGAATAGGAGTGTTATTGACGAGAACAACACACTTAACGGTACCCAGATAAAGCTAATGGCAGAGATGTTCCTGAATAACGAGACGTTTGCTGCAAACGTGTTAGAAAAGGACTTCCACCTCTATCCTTACGGTAGTCCTAATTACACGATCCCAGTATATATAGTAGCGTATGACGCAGCTACACTATACATAAACTCGACTGGGTTGACCACTTGGTTTATAGGCTACCCCTCTAACTTCCCCGGGACATTTATAGGCTACACTACTAGCCTAGGTGATATAGCTAAGGCGATGGGTGCAATGACTACGATAGCAGGGTATCCGATAAACGAATATATAAATATCTCTGCGATAAACTCCACTGTTTTTGACCTTGAGACTTCTGGCCTTCCGGAAGCACAGCAATTAGCACAGATAATCGCTAACTCCGAACCGATGGCTTGGACTCCTAAGGCATACCATTCACTAGTTGTTAATATGTTTATACAAGGGCTACAGTCACTAAATGAGGGGCCCGTAGCTGCACCTTTCAGTATACCGCTAAGTTCTGCTGTATCTGGTGTGTTGACGCCTTCCTATCTACCCAGAGTTAACATGCTATACTTTAAGCCCGTATATATCTCGCTATACCCGTTAGGTACAGTTCCAGCACCAGGTGGAGAAGCTGAGGTCTTTATCGTAGTACTAATATACCAGTTTGTTGAACCGTATGTAGTTATTCCTCCAACGGTAGTTGTTAATGGCACATCAAGTTAA
- a CDS encoding RNA-protein complex protein Nop10, with protein MKWKLRKCPKDKVYTMKENCPVCGNKTLIPVPPRFSPEDKYVKYRIELKKGTEINC; from the coding sequence ATGAAGTGGAAGCTAAGGAAATGCCCCAAAGACAAGGTATACACCATGAAAGAAAACTGCCCTGTTTGCGGTAACAAGACGTTGATACCAGTTCCTCCCAGGTTTTCACCTGAAGATAAGTACGTAAAATACAGAATTGAGTTAAAGAAAGGGACAGAGATTAATTGTTAG
- a CDS encoding translation initiation factor IF-2 subunit alpha: MIYNRKQIPSDGEVLVATVKQVFDYGSYVTLDEYAGLQAFLPWSEISSRWVKNIRDVVKEGRKIVVKVIRIDRKKGTIDVSLKKVTEDEKRKKNLQWKKLQKVDKILEIISQKLGKSEQEAWKEVAFKLEDKYGDIYESMIRAVKEGEHILKDAGVSEVWIKPLMEEIGKHIEEKKVKVSEVITVRSMAPDGVEKIRKVFSDAVKKFENEEEEIRIYTIGAPRYRVDVTGTDPKRVSITLQELLDTIKEISQQEGVTFSVVKK; this comes from the coding sequence ATGATATACAACCGGAAGCAAATACCCTCCGACGGGGAAGTACTAGTAGCAACGGTAAAACAAGTTTTTGATTACGGTAGTTATGTGACCTTAGACGAATATGCTGGTTTACAAGCCTTTTTACCCTGGAGTGAAATTTCCAGTAGGTGGGTAAAGAACATAAGGGATGTGGTTAAAGAAGGGAGAAAAATAGTAGTGAAAGTTATCAGGATAGACAGAAAGAAGGGGACTATAGACGTATCCTTAAAAAAGGTAACTGAAGACGAAAAGAGGAAGAAAAACCTCCAGTGGAAAAAACTCCAAAAAGTAGATAAGATTCTAGAAATTATATCACAAAAATTAGGTAAAAGTGAGCAAGAAGCTTGGAAAGAAGTGGCGTTTAAGCTGGAAGACAAGTACGGAGACATATACGAGAGTATGATAAGGGCTGTAAAAGAAGGCGAGCACATACTTAAGGACGCAGGGGTCAGCGAAGTCTGGATCAAGCCCTTAATGGAGGAGATAGGCAAGCATATAGAAGAGAAGAAAGTTAAGGTAAGCGAAGTAATTACCGTAAGGTCGATGGCACCTGATGGAGTAGAAAAGATCAGAAAAGTCTTTAGCGACGCTGTAAAGAAGTTTGAAAATGAGGAGGAGGAAATAAGGATTTACACTATAGGTGCTCCAAGGTACAGAGTAGACGTGACCGGGACGGACCCGAAGCGTGTGTCTATCACTTTACAAGAGTTATTAGATACAATTAAAGAAATTAGCCAACAAGAAGGTGTAACGTTCTCAGTGGTTAAGAAATGA
- a CDS encoding 30S ribosomal protein S27e gives MKAKFRVLIPEPKSKFYRVKCKNCGNEQTVFSHSTFPVRCLSCGSQLIIPTGGKAKIEGDIVRILG, from the coding sequence ATGAAGGCTAAGTTCAGAGTGCTAATACCAGAGCCTAAAAGTAAGTTCTATAGGGTAAAGTGCAAGAACTGTGGTAATGAACAGACGGTATTTTCTCATTCTACATTCCCGGTAAGGTGTCTGTCCTGTGGCTCTCAGCTAATAATACCGACCGGTGGTAAAGCAAAAATAGAGGGAGATATAGTAAGAATACTTGGTTGA
- a CDS encoding 50S ribosomal protein L44e, giving the protein MKIPKVIRTYCPKCKTHTDHSVSLYKSGKRRTLAEGQRRYDRKNLGYGSKRKPEQKRYAKVTKKQTLTLKCQKCGYTIMKYGIRVKKLELVEVVK; this is encoded by the coding sequence ATGAAAATCCCTAAAGTTATCAGGACATATTGCCCTAAGTGTAAGACACATACAGACCACTCGGTATCTCTCTACAAGAGCGGTAAGAGGAGGACCTTGGCAGAGGGGCAAAGGAGGTATGACAGGAAGAATCTAGGTTACGGTAGCAAGAGGAAACCTGAGCAAAAGAGGTACGCTAAGGTCACCAAGAAACAGACACTTACGCTAAAATGCCAGAAGTGCGGTTACACTATCATGAAGTACGGGATAAGGGTTAAGAAACTTGAGCTCGTAGAGGTGGTCAAATGA
- the priS gene encoding DNA primase small subunit PriS: MRISTSRPELNKILLTLFREYYETAQLELPNDMELREFAYQPFNAETYARHLSFTNPDELKIFLREHVPLHLYYSSARYQLPQAENMEEKGWLGSDLLFDLDADEICELNVKRFCDGVEALMNCENSIEYVELTRECIGKVFQDALLIRDILKDDFGMEARIFFSGNRGFHIRVECHGDCALLDSNDRKEIADYISDPSPPYQGNQDAPGWAGRLAKGMRGVRIDSQVTVDTKRLVRIPGSINGKAGLKVFEVKGDNFEFNIESLSPFKGYVAFLSNVTTSLNLPDGKVELKKDTMVKLSAPIGIYLSLKGLGVIKAYVR, from the coding sequence ATGCGGATTTCTACATCTCGCCCAGAGCTGAATAAAATACTTTTGACGCTATTTAGAGAGTATTATGAAACCGCTCAGTTAGAACTACCTAACGATATGGAATTAAGGGAATTCGCTTACCAGCCTTTTAACGCAGAAACTTACGCGAGGCACCTATCCTTCACAAACCCAGACGAACTGAAGATTTTCCTTAGAGAACACGTACCATTACACCTTTATTACTCCTCAGCAAGGTACCAGCTCCCTCAAGCTGAGAACATGGAAGAGAAAGGCTGGCTGGGGTCTGACCTACTTTTTGACTTAGACGCAGACGAGATCTGTGAATTAAACGTGAAGAGGTTTTGCGACGGGGTGGAAGCCTTAATGAACTGCGAAAACTCTATAGAGTATGTGGAATTAACTAGGGAGTGTATTGGCAAGGTATTTCAAGACGCACTATTGATAAGGGATATCCTGAAGGACGATTTTGGGATGGAAGCTAGAATATTCTTTTCTGGGAATAGGGGGTTCCACATAAGGGTAGAGTGTCATGGGGACTGTGCATTGTTGGACTCAAATGATAGGAAAGAAATAGCGGATTATATCTCAGACCCTTCTCCACCATATCAAGGAAATCAGGACGCCCCAGGGTGGGCGGGGAGGTTAGCCAAGGGTATGAGAGGGGTGAGAATAGACTCTCAGGTAACTGTAGACACTAAGAGGCTTGTGAGGATCCCTGGCTCTATTAACGGAAAAGCCGGACTTAAGGTCTTTGAAGTTAAAGGTGATAACTTTGAATTTAACATTGAGTCACTCTCCCCCTTTAAGGGTTACGTAGCTTTTCTCTCAAACGTTACCACTTCCCTAAACCTACCTGACGGAAAAGTGGAGCTAAAAAAGGACACGATGGTCAAGTTATCGGCTCCTATAGGTATTTATCTAAGTTTAAAGGGACTAGGAGTGATCAAAGCTTATGTTAGATGA
- a CDS encoding DNA polymerase sliding clamp, producing MKIKVVDAVNFSFIFKTLTEFMEETTLQLDQDGLKIKGIDPSRTVLIDVLIPSGYFETYEIEGETKVGVKLEDIANILDTATKNDSVSIDIEQDKVLFQLDGEYERTFTLPVFSSADAEIPEIKLEFPFKATMLTATFADLVDELEETGSDIMKFKSEEGKLLIIVEGDLASASIELSKDNGGLMDSEGSDAESTYSVEFIANTTKMRKPSDTVNIEFGTQLPLKLRYNLPQGGYADFYISPRAE from the coding sequence ATGAAGATCAAGGTTGTAGACGCGGTAAACTTCTCGTTCATATTTAAGACGTTAACCGAATTTATGGAGGAGACGACTTTACAGCTAGACCAAGACGGGCTTAAAATTAAGGGAATAGACCCCTCTAGGACTGTCCTAATAGACGTCCTCATCCCCTCAGGCTATTTTGAGACCTACGAGATAGAAGGAGAGACAAAAGTAGGGGTTAAATTGGAAGACATCGCTAATATCCTCGATACGGCGACCAAGAACGATTCAGTCTCAATAGATATAGAACAAGATAAAGTATTATTCCAGTTAGACGGCGAATATGAGAGGACATTTACACTACCAGTCTTCTCTTCGGCGGATGCAGAAATACCCGAAATCAAACTCGAATTCCCGTTTAAGGCGACAATGCTAACGGCTACCTTTGCAGACTTGGTGGACGAGTTAGAAGAGACGGGCAGTGATATCATGAAGTTCAAGAGCGAAGAGGGTAAACTGCTCATAATTGTCGAGGGTGACCTAGCTTCTGCATCTATAGAGCTTTCCAAAGATAACGGAGGCCTTATGGACAGTGAGGGATCAGACGCCGAGAGCACTTATAGTGTAGAATTTATAGCTAATACGACGAAAATGCGTAAGCCCTCGGACACAGTTAACATAGAGTTCGGTACCCAGTTACCGTTAAAATTAAGGTATAACTTGCCTCAAGGGGGGTATGCGGATTTCTACATCTCGCCCAGAGCTGAATAA
- a CDS encoding ATP/GTP-binding protein — MYFIFVLGTAGSGKTSLVKAFSEYLNGNELDTAIINLDPAVETLPYEPDLDVRDYVDALEVMEKYGLGPNSALVASVDLLLTKAKELKEELNEIEANYVLVDTPGQIELFAYRQTGRILSRLISDVNKSVTLFLLDSFLSKEARSFVSLLLLSSSVKFRLDLPQALVLSKADLLTPQELQEMKDWVDEGRIIDQMGVLDEYSFELVKTVVENLDNFPVPVSSTTLEGMEQLYAEVQRVLAGGEDYETEEPNPKL, encoded by the coding sequence ATGTATTTTATTTTCGTATTGGGGACTGCAGGTTCCGGAAAGACGTCATTGGTGAAAGCTTTTAGTGAATACCTAAACGGGAATGAATTAGATACTGCGATTATAAACCTCGACCCCGCCGTTGAGACTTTGCCGTACGAACCCGACTTAGACGTCAGGGACTACGTAGACGCATTGGAAGTAATGGAAAAATACGGTCTGGGCCCCAATTCAGCACTTGTAGCTTCAGTAGACCTCTTACTCACTAAGGCTAAGGAGCTGAAGGAGGAACTTAACGAGATAGAGGCGAACTATGTACTGGTAGATACGCCCGGGCAAATAGAGTTGTTCGCCTACAGACAGACGGGGAGGATACTTTCAAGGCTGATCAGCGACGTGAATAAGTCTGTTACATTGTTTCTACTGGACTCTTTTTTGAGTAAAGAAGCGAGGAGTTTCGTCTCCCTACTTTTACTTTCTAGCTCAGTCAAATTTAGGCTAGACTTACCCCAAGCATTAGTCCTATCTAAAGCCGACTTACTGACACCACAAGAGTTACAAGAGATGAAAGACTGGGTGGACGAAGGTAGGATAATAGACCAGATGGGAGTATTGGACGAATATTCTTTCGAGCTGGTCAAAACGGTAGTAGAAAACCTAGACAATTTCCCCGTACCGGTGTCTTCTACGACACTAGAGGGGATGGAACAGCTCTACGCCGAGGTCCAAAGGGTCTTGGCCGGGGGAGAGGATTATGAGACTGAAGAGCCGAACCCAAAGCTGTAG